The genomic window TTAAAGGACAACACATAGCCTTTTTCGAGTCTGTTTTTCATCCGTGCCCCAACTTCTTTTTTCTGAGCCTCACTCAATCGAGCCCCCCACTTTCCGAGGTCCATTTTAGATTTAGAAAAATAATACGCTTTCGCTTGAAATTCTTGCGTGGTCTGTGTTTCATTCACACTTGTTGAGATTAAAAAAACAAATACAAGCGCGAGAGTAGTGATGACTTTTGACTTCATTGAAAGAGGTGTTTAATGTTTTGTTGATTCAAATATAGTATTTAATTAAACAGTAATATTTGTCTTTATCATAAAATTAACGCTGCTAGACGACTGCAATCTGACACCCAATTAAAGAGTACTTTAAAATTAAAACAACTATTTGCCCTACAAGTCTTATATTGCAATGACAAACGAATAACAAATACACTGTTTAAAAATACATACCATGAGTCAACCCTCCTTTATAAAAGAACTGTCCATTCCAGCCATTGCGGCACCCATGTTTTTAATCTCCGGTCCAAAACTGGTCATTGAATGTTGTAAAAACGGAATTGTTGGAACCTTCCCAGCATTGAACCAACGCACCACAGAAGGCTTTGAGGAATGGTTGATTGAAATTAAAACAGCACTGGCGGATTTTGAAAAAAAAACAGGCACAAAACCCGCGCCTTATGGGGTGAATTTAATTGTGCATCAATCCAATCCACGCGTACAGGCGGATTTGGCTATTTGCGTGAAACACCAAGTGCCTATTATTATTACGTCTTTAGGAGCCGTGCCTCAATTGGTCGATGCGATCCACAGTTATGGTGGTTTGGTCTTCCATGATGTGATCAAAAAACGCCATGCCGAAAAAGCTGCGGAAGCCAATGTGGATGGACTGATCGTCGTCGCTGCAGGTGCAGGAGGCCATGCAGGAACTCTCAACCCAATGCCTTTAGTGGCTGAAATTAAAAGCTTTTTCAAGAAAACAGTGATTCTGTCGGGTTGTATTAGTAACGGTCGTGACATCGCCTCTGCCATGCAAATGGGTGCCGATGTTGCCTATATGGGAACTCGATTTATCAATACGAAAGAAAGTAAAGCCCCTAAAGAATATAGAGATATGATTATCTCCAGTGGCGCCAATGATGTGGTCTATACGGCTGCAATCTCTGGAGTCGCAGCTAATTTCTTACGCCCGAGTATGGAAGCCATGGGCATTACCGAAGAAATGCTCAGTCAGCAAAAGAAAATCGATTTTGGAAAAGAACTCACCGCTCATGAAAATGAAGCGAAAGCTTGGGCAACCATCTGGTCTGCTGGACAAGGTGTGACCAGTATTCATGATTCACCATCTGTTGCGGAACTGGTAGCGAGCATGAAAACGGAGTTTACAGAAGCCATCAAAGCCCAATACAAACTTTTAGAAACCTATAAATAGAACTCCTAATCGTCCACTTTGACGCGCTGGCCTCTTGTCGGTTTTAATGCAGTTTTAATTACCTCTAAATTCTGTTTATCAATGATGGCATAGGTATAGTGGTGTACTTCATTGACGGACTCCACTCCTGATTCTATGAGGAGTAATTTTTCGGATGCAAAAAATTCTAATAAGTGAATCTTAAAATGAGCCGCAGTGTGTGGGCTTGCAGGACCTCTGAAATCCCAAATAAGTTTAATTTTTTCCATCTGTTAATTTATGGTTGAAGCTATTGTGTGATTAATATAAAAATTGCAATGCCTAAAAAGACGGTTATTTGCGCCCATTTTAATACAACCCCAAAACGTGTATTTGACTTTAAGGCAGAACCTACTGAACTTGAGAAAAATACAAGCATTGAAAAGATTAAAAAGGAGGTTGTCATAAATAAAAATCCAAGGGTGTAAAACTGAACCACTAAAGACTGGGTTTTACTGTATAAAAATGCAGGGAAAAAGGCCATAAAAAATATGGAGACTTTTGGATTGATTACATTCATGATAAACCCCTGCTTAAACAACGTAACTACCGATTTACTTTTAGTGGCTGTGTTTGTATTTATGACCGCCGGTGATGTGAAAACACGGTAGGCTAGAAAGAGCATATACCCTGCTCCCATCAGTTTTAAAATAAGAAGTAATTCTGCGTTTGATTTTATAAAAGAAGACAGCCCAAAAGCGACTAAGCTGGTATGAATGATACAGCCCGATATCAGTCCGCAGACAATGGCCATGCCTTGTTTTTTGCCATAGGTCATACTCTGAATAAGTACAAAAATATTATCGGGCCCAGGAGATAGTGCCAAGGTCGCTGTGGCAATTATAAACGAGATGAGAATTTCAGTATCCAAACTAATTTTTGAGAGATGATTTCAAAATCGCTTTGTTAATGCGCTTGACAAGAGCGGGACCTTCGTAAATGAAGCCCGTATAAATTTGAACTAAATCGGCACCAGCAGCTATTTTATCCAAAGCATCTTGTGCGGAGTGAATCCCTCCTACTCCAATAATTGGAAATGCTTTTTGACTTTTTTCGGACAAATATTTAATGACTTGAGTGCTCTTTTCTTTGATGGGTTGACCGCTGACACCACCGTTTCCAATGGCTTCCAACCTCGCAACATCGGTTTTGAGGTTTTCTCTAGAAATAGAGGTATTCGAAGCAATGACGCCTTCCAATTTAGTCACGGCTACAAGCTCTATAATTTCATCCAATTGGGTGTCGTTCAAGTCGGGTGCTATTTTTAAAAGGATCGGTTTAGACCCCTCAAAAGTGGCGTTTAATGCTTGCACCGCTTTTATCAATTCCTCTAAATAATCTTTGTCATTCAGCTTGGCATGGCTCCCAACATTAGGACAACTGACATTCAATACAAAGTAATCGACATAAGGATGTAAGGCTTCAAAACACTCTAAGTAATCAGCCGTATATCCATCAGAAGGCGTTTGGGTATTTTTACCAATATTCCCTCCTATAATGAGTTGTTTTTTGTTTTTCTTTAACTGTACAATCGCCGCTTCCAAACCGGCATTATTAAAGCCCATTCGGTTGATAATTCCTTTATCCTCTTGAAGCCTAAACAAACGTTGTTTCGGATTGCCTTCTTGTGGTTTTGGGGTAACGGTTCCAATTTCAATAAATCCAAATCCAAAATTTGCAAGCTCGTTATAAAGCACGGCATTTTTATCAAATCCAGCCGCAAGTCCCACCGGGTTTTTAAAGCGGAGCCCGAACAATTCGCGTTCCAAAACAGGGTGATTGACTTGAAAAAGACGTCGGATTAAAAAAGGAATTCCAGGGATTTTAGATAACAGTTTGATGGCATCAAACGTGAAATAATGAACGACTTCAGGGTCAAATTTAAAAAGAATTGGACGGATAATCGATTTGTACATGAAGCGTATTTTGAGTGCAAAAATACATTAAATAGACACAATATAAAAGAAAGCAAGCGAACTCTTGTGTTTGAAGGCTGGGTTAATTATTTTTGACCAAAGACAAAATTATATGTTAGATAAAAATCACATTCTGAATCGATTTATTGGCTATGTGAAAATAGACACCGAGAGCGATCCAAATTCCATGTCAACCCCGAGTACCGAAAAGCAATGGGACTTGGCACATAAACTGGCGGACGAATTGAAAGCGATTGGAATGCAAGACGTTTCTATAGATGCGAATGCTTACATCATGGCGACCTTGCCATCCAATGTTGCGCACAAAGTACCAACCATCGGATTTGTATCTCATTTTGACACTTCTCCAGATTTCACTGCTAAAAATGTGAGTCCTCAAATCATAGAAAATTATGATGGATCGGACATTGTCTTAAACGAAAAAGAAAACATC from Formosa sp. Hel1_33_131 includes these protein-coding regions:
- a CDS encoding NAD(P)H-dependent flavin oxidoreductase, with the protein product MSQPSFIKELSIPAIAAPMFLISGPKLVIECCKNGIVGTFPALNQRTTEGFEEWLIEIKTALADFEKKTGTKPAPYGVNLIVHQSNPRVQADLAICVKHQVPIIITSLGAVPQLVDAIHSYGGLVFHDVIKKRHAEKAAEANVDGLIVVAAGAGGHAGTLNPMPLVAEIKSFFKKTVILSGCISNGRDIASAMQMGADVAYMGTRFINTKESKAPKEYRDMIISSGANDVVYTAAISGVAANFLRPSMEAMGITEEMLSQQKKIDFGKELTAHENEAKAWATIWSAGQGVTSIHDSPSVAELVASMKTEFTEAIKAQYKLLETYK
- a CDS encoding LysE family translocator, which codes for MDTEILISFIIATATLALSPGPDNIFVLIQSMTYGKKQGMAIVCGLISGCIIHTSLVAFGLSSFIKSNAELLLILKLMGAGYMLFLAYRVFTSPAVINTNTATKSKSVVTLFKQGFIMNVINPKVSIFFMAFFPAFLYSKTQSLVVQFYTLGFLFMTTSFLIFSMLVFFSSSVGSALKSNTRFGVVLKWAQITVFLGIAIFILITQ
- a CDS encoding quinone-dependent dihydroorotate dehydrogenase, with product MYKSIIRPILFKFDPEVVHYFTFDAIKLLSKIPGIPFLIRRLFQVNHPVLERELFGLRFKNPVGLAAGFDKNAVLYNELANFGFGFIEIGTVTPKPQEGNPKQRLFRLQEDKGIINRMGFNNAGLEAAIVQLKKNKKQLIIGGNIGKNTQTPSDGYTADYLECFEALHPYVDYFVLNVSCPNVGSHAKLNDKDYLEELIKAVQALNATFEGSKPILLKIAPDLNDTQLDEIIELVAVTKLEGVIASNTSISRENLKTDVARLEAIGNGGVSGQPIKEKSTQVIKYLSEKSQKAFPIIGVGGIHSAQDALDKIAAGADLVQIYTGFIYEGPALVKRINKAILKSSLKN